One part of the Tautonia rosea genome encodes these proteins:
- a CDS encoding STAS domain-containing protein — MSDAFEPQFVAEDVDHATVARLKAREIRHPEVAVELGSQLRALVEQHQRTRIVVDLQDTRYLSSTAFATLLNLGRLLQQHQGKMALCNLDPDVMVGARIIGIAQVAPIFDSEADAIAHVSA; from the coding sequence ATGTCCGACGCTTTCGAGCCCCAGTTCGTCGCCGAGGATGTGGACCATGCCACGGTCGCTCGCCTCAAGGCTCGGGAAATTCGTCATCCCGAGGTCGCCGTCGAGTTGGGTTCGCAGCTCCGGGCACTGGTCGAGCAGCACCAACGGACCCGAATCGTCGTCGACTTGCAAGACACCCGATACCTCAGCAGTACCGCCTTTGCCACCTTGCTGAACCTCGGCCGGTTGCTGCAGCAGCACCAGGGGAAGATGGCGCTTTGCAACCTCGATCCTGATGTGATGGTCGGAGCCCGAATCATCGGCATCGCCCAGGTCGCCCCCATCTTCGACTCCGAAGCCGACGCCATCGCCCACGTCTCGGCTTGA
- a CDS encoding sulfatase-like hydrolase/transferase, whose protein sequence is MTHRASRPPLLGLGILIALTLGGSAALAGGTRPQDRPNILWITCEDISPNLGCYGDPYAVTPNLDRLASEGVRYTNAFAPIGVCAPARSTIITGMFPPSIGTQHMRCEGQLPEGVRCYPEFLREAGYHCTNNVKTDYNFTHSPETWDESSNRATYRNREEGQPFFAIFNFTSCHESQIRLPEAQYQQRVADFSPEERHDPARAPVPPYHPDTPAVRRDWARYADMITYMDKQVGEVLQQLEDDGLADDTIVFFYSDHGAGMPRSKRWLYDSSIRVPLIVRFPEKYAHLAPAGPGETTDRIISFVDLAPTVLSLAGIEIPEQMQGSAFLGEHEGEPRTYVHGFRDRMDERYDLLRMVRDKKYKYIRNFLPQMPYFHHQYIGYMYEMPTMRDWQNLADAGALNGPAATFMTLSKPVEELYDVEVDPFEVNNLALDPEYRETLDRLRAELRRWQTEIIDLGLLHEADMRTRFGSGSPYDGARRDQASYPIDRMLDAAELAGRGDPSDVATLAALLDDEDSGIRWWGATGLAIRGASSLPVSGRLVAALDDPSPWVRVAAADALCRLDRMDEAVPALILAMGDANDWVRLAAINVMDRLGDRAAGAEPSLRAALDDPNNYVVRVAEHAVEAFDDAE, encoded by the coding sequence ATGACGCATCGAGCGAGCCGGCCCCCTTTGCTTGGCCTGGGAATTCTGATCGCGCTGACCCTGGGCGGTTCGGCGGCCCTGGCGGGCGGTACGAGGCCGCAGGATCGGCCGAACATCCTCTGGATTACCTGCGAGGACATCAGCCCGAACCTCGGCTGCTATGGCGACCCCTACGCCGTGACGCCGAACCTCGACCGCCTGGCCTCAGAAGGGGTTCGGTACACGAACGCCTTCGCCCCCATCGGCGTCTGCGCCCCGGCCCGCTCGACGATCATCACGGGCATGTTCCCCCCATCGATCGGCACCCAGCACATGCGATGCGAGGGACAACTGCCCGAGGGGGTACGGTGTTATCCCGAGTTTCTGCGAGAGGCCGGGTACCATTGCACCAATAACGTCAAGACCGATTATAACTTCACTCATTCCCCCGAAACCTGGGACGAGTCGAGCAACCGTGCCACCTACCGGAATCGGGAGGAGGGGCAGCCCTTCTTCGCCATCTTCAACTTCACGAGTTGCCACGAGAGCCAGATCCGCCTTCCCGAAGCTCAGTATCAGCAGCGCGTGGCCGACTTCTCGCCCGAAGAACGGCACGACCCGGCGCGTGCTCCCGTGCCCCCCTATCATCCCGACACGCCGGCCGTCCGACGCGACTGGGCACGCTATGCCGACATGATCACCTACATGGATAAACAGGTGGGGGAAGTTCTCCAGCAACTTGAAGACGACGGTTTGGCCGACGACACCATCGTCTTCTTTTATTCCGACCACGGCGCGGGGATGCCGCGAAGTAAGCGATGGCTCTACGATTCGAGCATTCGGGTGCCCCTCATCGTCCGATTCCCGGAGAAATATGCTCACCTGGCCCCGGCTGGTCCCGGAGAGACGACCGACCGAATAATCAGCTTCGTCGACCTCGCGCCGACCGTCTTGAGCCTGGCGGGCATTGAGATTCCCGAGCAGATGCAGGGTTCGGCCTTCCTCGGCGAGCACGAGGGCGAACCACGGACCTATGTGCATGGATTCCGGGATCGGATGGACGAGCGCTACGACCTCTTGCGGATGGTCCGCGACAAAAAATACAAATACATTCGAAACTTTCTTCCGCAAATGCCCTATTTCCACCATCAGTACATCGGCTACATGTACGAGATGCCGACGATGCGGGACTGGCAAAACCTGGCCGATGCCGGAGCCCTCAATGGGCCTGCCGCAACCTTCATGACGCTGTCGAAGCCGGTCGAGGAACTGTACGACGTCGAGGTTGACCCGTTTGAGGTGAACAACCTGGCCCTTGATCCCGAGTACCGCGAGACGCTCGACCGCTTGCGGGCCGAGCTTCGGCGCTGGCAAACGGAGATCATCGATCTTGGCCTTTTGCACGAGGCCGACATGCGAACCCGGTTCGGCTCGGGTTCGCCGTATGATGGGGCGAGGCGCGACCAGGCGAGCTATCCGATCGACCGGATGCTCGACGCGGCCGAGCTGGCCGGTCGAGGGGACCCTTCGGACGTGGCGACCCTGGCGGCCTTGCTCGATGACGAGGACTCGGGGATTCGCTGGTGGGGGGCGACGGGCCTGGCGATTCGGGGGGCGTCGAGCCTGCCGGTATCCGGTCGCCTGGTAGCGGCGCTGGACGACCCGAGCCCGTGGGTCCGGGTGGCCGCGGCTGATGCTCTCTGCCGGCTCGACCGGATGGACGAGGCGGTGCCAGCCTTGATCCTGGCGATGGGAGACGCGAACGATTGGGTCCGCCTGGCGGCGATCAACGTGATGGATCGCCTCGGAGATCGGGCGGCCGGGGCCGAGCCGTCGCTCAGAGCCGCGCTCGATGATCCCAACAATTATGTGGTCCGAGTGGCCGAACATGCGGTCGAGGCGTTCGACGACGCCGAGTGA
- a CDS encoding ATP-dependent 6-phosphofructokinase, whose product MLTPSQEDLRIITLGPGRVRSPMASEANVKFVDDRTRVRFQQEIGPDIADLGDLGFEKAGPREHLFFDPSRVTAAIVTCGGLCPGLNNVIRSVTLELHFNYGVRRILGIREGYRGLNPEIASEPKVLTLEGLSEIQNLGGTVLGSSRGPQPAETMVDFLVDREIDMLFCVGGDGTMRGAHAVVEEVARRGLRKAVVGIPKTIDNDIQYVSSSFGYSTALQKAEEVIRGAHVEAKGTPNGIGLVKLMGRDAGFIAAGAALASTESNFVLIPEIPFPLEGSGGFLDAVEQRIRRRGHAVIVVAEGAGQHLFEGTELGRDASGNRKYVDIGTFLRDRITQHFAEVGLELNLKYFDPSYLIRSVPANSRDRILSDQFARAAGHAAMAGKTDVVIGFWGETMVHVPIRTVVSGKKRIDVRGDGWNSVLNATGQPRW is encoded by the coding sequence ATGCTGACGCCGAGCCAGGAAGACCTTCGGATCATTACACTTGGTCCCGGCCGGGTCCGGTCGCCAATGGCCTCGGAGGCGAACGTCAAGTTTGTGGACGACCGAACCCGGGTGCGATTCCAGCAAGAAATCGGGCCGGACATCGCTGACCTAGGGGATCTCGGGTTTGAGAAGGCGGGGCCTCGTGAGCATCTGTTTTTCGATCCGAGTCGGGTGACGGCGGCCATAGTGACCTGCGGCGGCCTGTGTCCGGGGTTGAACAACGTCATCCGGTCCGTGACGCTCGAACTGCACTTCAACTACGGCGTGAGGCGGATTCTGGGGATTCGCGAAGGCTATCGCGGGTTGAACCCGGAGATCGCCTCGGAACCGAAAGTCTTGACCCTGGAGGGACTGTCGGAAATCCAGAACCTCGGCGGGACGGTCCTGGGAAGTTCCCGAGGTCCGCAACCGGCCGAGACGATGGTCGATTTTCTGGTCGATCGAGAAATCGACATGCTCTTTTGCGTCGGTGGCGATGGAACGATGCGGGGGGCGCATGCGGTCGTTGAGGAGGTTGCCCGGCGCGGCCTGCGCAAGGCGGTCGTGGGCATTCCGAAGACGATCGACAACGATATTCAGTACGTGTCCTCCTCGTTCGGCTACTCGACCGCCCTGCAAAAAGCCGAGGAGGTGATCCGAGGGGCGCACGTCGAGGCGAAGGGAACCCCGAACGGCATCGGCCTGGTGAAACTGATGGGCCGCGATGCCGGGTTCATCGCCGCCGGAGCGGCGTTGGCCAGCACCGAGTCGAACTTTGTCTTGATTCCGGAGATTCCCTTCCCGCTGGAGGGTTCGGGCGGCTTCCTCGACGCCGTCGAGCAGCGCATCCGGCGCCGGGGTCACGCGGTCATCGTTGTGGCCGAAGGGGCGGGTCAACACCTGTTCGAAGGAACGGAGCTGGGGCGCGATGCCTCCGGAAATCGGAAATATGTGGACATTGGGACATTCCTCCGCGATCGGATCACACAGCATTTTGCCGAGGTTGGCCTGGAGTTGAATCTCAAGTACTTTGATCCGAGCTATCTGATTCGGAGCGTTCCAGCGAACAGCCGAGACCGGATTCTCAGCGATCAGTTCGCCCGCGCCGCCGGCCACGCGGCGATGGCGGGAAAGACCGACGTGGTGATCGGCTTCTGGGGAGAAACGATGGTTCACGTGCCGATTCGAACGGTTGTTTCCGGCAAGAAGCGGATCGACGTGAGGGGCGACGGCTGGAACTCGGTCCTTAACGCCACGGGACAGCCGCGCTGGTGA